The genomic stretch TTATGTTTGCGAAGATGGTAACTTTAACTGCTCCTGCAAAACAGGATCGAATAAATTAAGGTCAGTTTAAAGGCAGCCGCATGCAGACTGATGACAATACAAAAGAAGTGAAATTTTACTAAAAAGGAGTTTTTCTTTCACGTTCTCGATCTTACTTCGCATTAGGAAGGTTCACGTCGTAGTCGGCCCATATGTGTTCAAGAAATGTACCAGCATGCACGTGCCGAGCCGTATTCTCGTAAACCAACTGTTTTGTGACGATCTCGATGCCGTCCTCGCGGTGCTTACAGACCTAATATGGAAAGGGTATATTAAGGACTGGGTCAATTAAGGCACGTAAACTACATGGAAAAATGAAGGGGTGGGTCTATCTCTGTAAATATGTACACATTGATAGGAAACTTAGGTAAGAGCTTAAGCATGTTGTAAAGGTTAAGTCTGATTGAAATTTGTCACAGTAGGGGTCACGTGAATCATTTAGGTATCCAATTACCATATTTATCTTCAGGCCAGCTGCAGGAGAACGTATTCACActtatgttaaaaaaataatacgtGGAAAGTGTTATACGTGTTACATGATGTACACGAAGGTAACTAAAAGGCGTGTCCAGGTCACGTGGTCAGTAAAATCTCAACGATTTTTTCTGTCAAGTGacaaccgaaaaaaaaaacactcatcAAGGGTAGGCATACCACCATTCCAGTTAAATTTGGAAAGTACTTCAGATAAGTAAAAACAACACCACAAAAAATTCTCAATACTATAGTATTTTTACCCTGCCTACAAAATCCTCAAAGAAAAAATACGGAAGTGAAGCGTTACTTGGCCACGCAACACGGTACCATGGTGATGTAAATCTCAAAAATACtatcttaaggtggctccctagagtaaattggccgTGCGCAGCCTGAGCACTAGTATGGCGCGAGCTTTAAAATCCGCGCGACCTCCACGcaacaattaaaacaaacatggcctctcagtttcgaaatattccACCCAAAAAACTTTACTAACTTTCTGTTGAAGCTCATTATGCAAAAAGTTTGATAAGTGTAGGTCAAACAtttatgagaggagacaatgttaCACCGGTTACAAGTCACTATCAATCTCCATAACAGTTTTCAGAGACATcaattctttcgcttcaaaGTAGACAAACGTTAAATAGTCGAAGGAAATGGTGAGTGGAAACTTCACTAAGTAAACAAAGAAGTATGTACACTAACCCAGAAGGAAGCAATGTTGCTGTTTCTGGCCTTTGGTTCACGGTCAGTGGAAAGATCTGAAAGATCGAGCCAATTCCCGAACAAACACTGAAGATTGTCAACACTGGCGGAGCTCCTCGGTCACTTTATTTCTCTTACATCTGATTTGATTTAAGTAATTCTAGAAGTGGCTTTAAGACAAGATAACAGGGagtgtaatttttgttttgttttgccgactctattgtttaaaaaacttatcagaAAAAAGGTTCCCACTTAACCTGCATCCTAATCGAAGGAACCTTTCCATCGACGAACCAACatccttgtattttttcttgtttcaaacgTCCTTCAACGTACATGCAAGATGCACTAGAAAATGTTCTTGCATaacgagaaataatttttactcaCAGATTGACCCTTGACGAAAGCAATAGTTGTCCGTCGAGACCTACGGTCCTGTACGTGTAGTTGAGGACATGATGTACGATTTATAGATCGGCGCCATCTTCTACCgcagatttttaaagaaaaacgtcGCCGTCAAAATTATCCCTAAagaagaacaaggttgaaaaagtaTTCGGAAGTGGGCTGACATTTGAAGATCTGCAAACAGTGTACAGCAGATTAGGAAATGAAGGGCTTATTGCGATCCTTGCACAACCACCGTGTCTTCATCTCCGACGATCGCCATCCTCACGAGTGACCACCACGGTTCGAATTTCAGCTACAATAGTCAAGTACTTCAAAGAAAACATCCCGTGTTAGGTATAAAATTGAATCCGCTACCTCTCCTTTTTCAACTGGCGAGATATCACcgtaataatactaataaacggcttcaaaacaatggctttcgtactcttcaaagaaaccacatgttttcagtagctttgTACATTATGCGCATGCGGGCGTGATGGCTCGCGCTCGTATTTTGCTCACACGACCCCGAACCACgcgtgtttttcggattttGTGACGTCAGCGCAGTTAATTAATCAATCAGAGTCAGTGTTCTAGTATATTACAACTGTTGGAGATTCGGGAGTTCTTTTAACCTCCGAAATCTACTGAGATCAAACGCAAAAACTAAGTGACACTTGTAAATTTTGcagcttgttttattttttcctttcacggAGCAAGAAGTGTCTTCCAGCATTTAGCGGACAAATTGTCTGGAACTCCACAACAGCGAGATTCGTTATTTCTTTTGGCCGCCATATTCGAGCTTTCTTTTTTTGAAGCCAAAAAGTGGTCAGTCTGATTCACCATATCTTACAGACCATCGGTAGCCATCACTTCATAACTTAACGGCTATTGTTGTATCCACCTTATAATCAATCATGACTTTACGGTTACCTTTCGATCGGATAACAATCGGACGAAGAGGTAGCCGCTTACTTTTAGATGGGCTTATATACAAAGGGCCTTGAGGTAGCTGACTCAGTTTTGGATCGGATTGTAAACTTTGGGCCTATTAGCTGGCATTGCCAACTTCTTTTGACATAGAAATCGcagatttccttttttccttttactgcAAGTGCGTGAATTGGATTAGCACACTATGATGAGGTCAGAATGCAACGTGGATTGAAAGGATGAAAATGAGTTTATAAATTGAATGAACCTTTCACACCGAACTTGTGTATGAAGCAGTGAGTTTAGTATGGTATATTTTTTAGGTAGAACCGGAACTTTCTGTCACCTTGCTCGTGCATTCGTCTTTGCCTGACAACACTTGCCCCTGTTGAAGCTTGCCTGAAAGTGAGACGTGTGATGATTCGACGTAGATACTGCCTAAAGTTCAAGTTTTCTCCGTAAATTCCATACAAGATCGGGTCGAGCACCGTGTTTAACATAACGAGAAGCTGAGACGCTCTCCAAACGTGTCCTTCGCTTAACAAATGGAAGTACATCAGCGTTCGAACAATCATGAAAGGAGACCAACATATTATAAACGCTAAAGTGAGAGCGGCCAACGTTTTGGCAACTTTGCGATGGCGATTCGTGTATGACGTCGCAAATGCGTTTTGTGTAGGAAAAACGCGTCTACTCGAGCGTATGAGGGCTAGGAAAATAGCCGTCTGGGCATAGATCATGTACACTAGAGGAacgatgaaaaaacaaacagtgTGAATACTGTAGTAAATCTGTCTTCCTAAATCCCCAAACGGTTTGTTTGTACAGATAATCTGACCACTTAAATCTAGTGTTACCTGATAGGCATAAAGCAAAGGAGAACAAACTACAAGGCTTCCTATCCACAAAGCGACCACTTTCCTTTTCGCGCCTTCTGCATCACTCAACCGCGCATTGAAGGGATGGAGTACGGCCTTGATTCGTCGAAAGCTGATCAGCACCAGGGTCAGTAGTATAGGGCACACCGGTTAGGCCGTTTTTTTGCGCAGGACTCTCATTAGCGTGcgcaggaataaattaacgccaatgacgtcataaccttttgtcttgatctcatgaataaaatgcgcagggaTGCCATTAAGATAAGgccatgtgctatttttagttggcttaggatttctagttactttaaggtcgataaacgtcttcgttttcgattggttagttagaaaataagaaacgtttttattggttaattcatactgtctgaggagtaaagtcaaacttgtccgtgacttaaaatcacggaggcgtaatgtaattatgcaagtcctatttcctgctgctgtgattgttcTAGTTCCGGTTCACCGACTTTTGgtgggcaaatcgtgcatattaatgagggtaAAGACAAACTAGCTCTTGTCCTATTTGCTGCTactgtgattgtcctagttcccgttcactgatttttgacgggcaaatcgtgcatattaatgagggaaaaggcaaaatagctcttttttacactgcaaacaatgttttacttacccctctccctttcacaattttgttattttccttccgcaatttttttattcccattttccctcctcctcctcctcatttctattgttttccctccaccaccaccaccgccacatttctattgttttccctccacgagggaaaaaacattgtaaaacattgtttgcagtgtgaaaaagagctattttgccttttccctTATTAATAtgcaactaaaaatagcacatggcCTTATCTTAATGGCAtccctgcgcattttattcatgagatcaagacaaaaggttatgacgtcattggcgttaatttGTTCCTGCGCACGCTAATGAGAGTCCTGCGCAAAAAACGGCCTAACCGGTGCGCCCTATGCTACTAGGGTCATTATGGAAGTTGTATAGCATGCTTCAATCCAAAAACATTGTATCTTACAAGTTACCTGACCGCCAACCCAAGTCCAAAGAAAACTTATAATGTCCAAGATACTCAGCAATGCAAAAGTAAGGTCGGCAATGGCGAGGTTGGCTATGAACCATCTCAGCGATGAAGATCCACGTCTTTTGTAACAAAGTGATAACACGAAACAATTTCCCATGATCGAAAATGCGAAGGCAAAGAagtaaaaacaggataaaaagatTATCCAAAGATTACCGTCGTTTTTTGCCATGTCGATGCGAATGCCGCTAGCAGCTAGTTATCCACGCTAAAGTAGTAAAAGTACTTGTTTAATTAGTGTTTTAACACTGTCACGACGTCGTATTTATTCAAGCAAAGCCAATCTTCCTTCCATTTGACGTTTTACGAGGAAAATGGATCTGAATACGTTTTAAATGTATctgtcaataataaaaaataattattgttttggttaaAATGACGGTTGGCATCAAATCCCCAGTGGTCTGTATTCTCACGATTACACTCTACTTCATGCTGCTTCTCCTCTATCTCCAACCATACTGTTTGAGCCGGAAATGTTTCCTATTTttgtttacttatttttttcatgttatttAAATTAAAGTGATAGCACGGAGatattgcaaattttgcactgcctgggggccgggcatttgccaacccccaggccattcccgagcttttgacacgcacgcggtttcctatcagaatataactacacagaaggttttactggaaaaaaaagcagattggctcatctgtcaaggacggCAATAAATTGTATAACGTATAACTTTACAGcgttctattaattttaatgccaataattttatatcaatactaaaaccataaactggtgcatgtcgtcgcggcgtgaagtcttaatta from Porites lutea chromosome 1, jaPorLute2.1, whole genome shotgun sequence encodes the following:
- the LOC140931465 gene encoding cardioacceleratory peptide receptor-like, yielding MGNCFVLSLCYKRRGSSSLRWFIANLAIADLTFALLSILDIISFLWTWVGGQVTCKIQCFWIEACYTTSLLTLVLISFRRIKAVLHPFNARLSDAEGAKRKVVALWIGSLVVCSPLLYAYQVTLDLSGQIICTNKPFGDLGRQIYYSIHTVCFFIVPLVYMIYAQTAIFLALIRSSRRVFPTQNAFATSYTNRHRKVAKTLAALTLAFIICWSPFMIVRTLMYFHLLSEGHVWRASQLLVMLNTVLDPILYGIYGENLNFRQYLRRIITRLTFRQASTGASVVRQRRMHEQGDRKFRFYLKNIPY